The Choristoneura fumiferana chromosome 5, NRCan_CFum_1, whole genome shotgun sequence region GAACGTTATACTTATacaattttatcattataagaCATACAGAATATAGGTATTTCAACGCTACCAGCCTTCATAATAATACATCTCATGAGACTTCTAACTAAACTGAATGCGTTTTGGCTttggtcaaacttaaaatactttCTAAATTACTGAAGGACACCACGATGGACCTAAAAGCTGGCAATTCCCTCCCAAAATTATATCAGCCTTACCTGACATGCTATACTGGCCTGGCAAGAATCTTTGGGTCTATGTCACAGTCCTGGGAGCCTTTTGAACATTTAATCCCATTTTGTTAagtattacttacctacttttatgtttaattatagTATTCATTAATGTAGGTTCTTATTTGATACGCTACTTTGCcctaaattagttttttttgtatatttcatGCTTGCTTAATgaatatttcttatttcaatagATATACGACAGGAAATCAACGAAATCAATTTCATTGAACAGACTAGAAAAATTCTTGTAATAAAACCTAATATTTTAACAATCGGCAATTTCTCgaatataaaagaaataaaaccttAGATGGTGAAAGGGAAGACGAATTTGAACGTCTTATTGATGACGTCGATTGCTCATTCAGAGAAGGACCAATATTATCATTCAGGAAATGTTTAAATAACCTTTTCGAATTCATTGATACGTTCCTTTGAGTGCTTTTTATTTATCATGGAAACtgattaataaataactcaataaatacatataatgcCACAGATTAACCTTTAATGTAGATACATAAAATGTCTTAATAGAATCATTTAAATAAGCCCATTCATAAGTCAATTAAGGTCctattaataattcatttacACCTCTGCAAAGCACTTCAAAGCTTTccgtaatattttttgtgatttCCACCGCCGGGTCGTCACTGGCAACCATCCACGTAGTACCGCTGCGGCCTTTACAAATCACCTCTATTATGCCTGAGACAGCCGACTCAACCCTAGAAAGAAAAACTCATAAGAAAATGAACACCACTTACGTAGGAGACGTTGAGGTAAAAATCCGACCCTCCATGGGGACAATTTCGCATCTCTAGGGGAAATGAAATAACAGCTGTCTAATCGCCACAAAGCTGTCAGTATGTTGCTTACGTCAGGATTGAGGATAACCCAAATGCGAATACCCATGTGAGATTCACTTGTCGTCACCATATTGATTTCTATGGGGaatatttgaaaagttttgtttttccgtataagtaaaaatatttttagcaatTGCGAAGTGTTGAATTTGATACTAGCTGCAACCCGCAACTTTGTCTACATTTAGTGGGAgctttatataggtatttcCAGGAATAAATACAGCCTATAATCATCTGGGATAGTGAATCTTTCTAATTGccaaagaattaaaaaaatagatttattaGAATCTAGAGTTATATTAGACCATATACAAAtacaagtaaacaaacaaagtttatttCGTTAGTAACAGTATTAAAGTTCACTAATAACTCGCCCCGGCCTCGTATGGgtgagtttttgaaaaaaaagagccgaaaaaattaaaaagccaTTGACGAAAACCGCATTAAAACCCGCTGTGTAGTTTAATAAATCTCTGCGTAGTTAGTTATATAAATTCATACATAGGAAGCGATTTTGATTAATACTATGTAATAAGGTATCCCAAAATGgatccggaatatttcagctAGTGGTTGAATAAGTTTAAATTTACCCCTGTGAAAATTATTCAAGAATTTTAAATTGAGATTAACAAAATGTTTCAGTACATTTAGCTGATGTTCAAAGTATAACGCGTCAAAGAAGCTACGTCGTCGTCTTTAATGAAAACTTCCAGTGAAACATCTTTGCAGGGTTGTTCATTCGGATTTGCTCAACCACTGGATGAAATCTTTCGGTTTTACTGTGAGACAcctttgattttgatttgttaCCTTTGTCGCTCTTCAGAGTTCGATGGAAGACAGTCTTCGTTTTTCTCTAAGTTATGTCTGTGTAGTATCGCTGTGTCGGTTGGGCCGAGGCAGACGGTGATAACTCGAACGTTTGTCTTTGAGTTGTGTTGAATACCCTAGTCAAAAATGAATAAACTATAGTAATTCACAAATATTAATGTACTAGCAACATCAATTTAACATTTGACTTCAACATCAACTTTAGGTAAATATGTGCTATCTACGTCATGTAAAACCACAATATTCTCTGAATAATAGTCCAAAGTTAGTGATACCTAATATCATATTGCTGAAGATACATCTGACTTTACAAAGAGCAAAGTTTGTATTGAGGACACAGCCGATGGATTTAAAGAAACTTCGATAATACAGTTGTGTAACTTACCCCAATGGAGTTACTGAAATGGAGCACTGCGGTTTTTGTAGCGGCGTACACAGGTAGCTGACTGTCGCCTCTGAGTGCCCATAAGGAGGAAATATTTAGTATTATTCCGCCGGTTCCACTTTTGTCAACCCGCATAAAATTTAACGCCAGCAACGAACTTTGGATGGTGGCCGTCTAAAATGATTATCAACATTAAAAATACAGTAAATTCTACAAAATGAGAGCACTTATAATACAAGGAGTAAAGAACATACTTGTCAATTTAGCTAAATCTGAGAGTTTTAGGTAATGGAGTTTCCTAAATGATAAAATTAGGAATAAAGAGTggtgaaaatattttaaaaaacttttaaacgGATTTAGAAAACTGTTAGGTAGTAAAAGTCACAATTTTCAACTGCATCTATTTTCTGTATACTGTAAGGTATAAGTTTTACGACCTTAATAGATTGTAGCAGTGGTGTGTTGCAAATAAAATGACTCTTAATGTAAAGAAATGACAATATTGTACCCACACTATATAATTTAAATAGTGAAGTACTACAGGTGGTGGCGAATATAAAAGATCTTGGCGTTAATTTCGATCGGAAGTTGAAGTTTAACGAGCACATTAATGAGATCATCTTGAAAGCTTCTAGACTTTTGGGCCTGGTATTGCGGGAATGCAAAAATTTTAGAACTATCAGCACAAAAGTTATTAAGTATAATGCCTTAGTTTGAAGTAACTTGGAGTATTTCAGTGTAGTTTGGTCGCCCTGCAATAACGTACACATAAATAGAATTGAGAAAGTGCAGAAAAGATTTATTGCAAGTTTGACATACACTAGCAAGAAAAATAGAGAACTTAGAAGCAATCACGCGCGTcttaaatactttaaaatagCGACACTGGAAAGTAGAAGGCGCATGTTAGATTTAATTTTCCTTAAGAAAATTGTCACCGGCGATCTGAATTGTCCTGATTTGTTGCagaaattcaatttttttataccaTCTAGAGCACCAAAGGTCATGTAACATTAAACTTTTCGGTTGTACTAATAGTCGCACTAATCTTAAGAGACATTGTCCGCTCTCGCGAGTATGCGATATATAAGGAATATCAGCACTGTATTGATCTCAACTTTTCGACCTTCCCATTCATTAAAACCGCTCttataaacaagaaataaatctattacttcatttattttttagttattagCTTAGCTTCCAGTTTAGGAGTATACaacattttttagttttaagttaaataccaCTGTTATTTTGTGCATGCGGTGTCCTTCTATAATTAATAAGATATTTAGTCTTAAGCTGCTCATGTAAAATAACACATTGTATGAGTATACTTATTGTtggtccaataaaaaaaaaagttaaaatacttacaaaattaatgtCAATAATTTTCTTGAAATTCCTCGTCTCATCAGTATTCAAAACGGCAGCATTGTTAATAACCCCGTCGAGCCTGCGATATTTGTCTATTACTTGCATGAACGCCGAGTTGAGTTGGGACTCATCGGCAATATCACATTTTATGAACTTCGCTCTTAGGGCGCCAAACTTGTTCAAGAGTTCGGCTTCGAGCGCCGCGCCTTCCCTCTCTGCAATGTCGAGGAAAGCGACGTGCTGCAATATTGGGGAAATTACTTGTTTTATTAACTGCTGATACGAGAGGTTACTTGTCACGAGGCCTGTTAACTTTACCCTTATTACTAGGAAATTATTCGTTACATATGTTGCTTTTAATGCTTTCAGATGTTGCTTTGGCATAAGAAATTACTTTAGCTCTGGGACATCACCTTATATGCAATTAGAGAATTTTTAGTTAGGTAAGTTTTCCAGTTTTCAACATACCTACTCTGCCCAATAGCTTTGCTCTGTTGCTAatgagataaaattaaatatggcaACTAAGGGACAATGACCAGTTCtcgaatatttatttaacggGTTTCCTTTATCTTCCATagtatcgattctccgaaattcACTTAGGTTCCTATCACAGAAAAAAATTTAGGCGAATGATACTTTTGTATAATCATCATAATACTTTAGTTACCTATCGCTGATTTTTCGAgtatatggcataatggcagAACACTGTATAGCTGAATCTgatttgagatacatttttctGCATAATGACTATTCGTACTTGTTAATATTATTCTTATCAATTTTTATCGTTAGTACTCTGCTGTAcaaaattacaagaaatttgTTGATATGATTATTCTGCCCAAGACTGTTATGCGAAACGAaaatatgacatttaatttgacCTAATTAACATATATGTACTgtgcaatttcattaaataaataaataaataattgacctAATCTGACTCTGTCTTTACTTATCAACAATGCAACATGACGCAAGTCATAAATTTTTTGCATCCGCAATGTTTCaacataatttaatgtttttccatcattGAACCTAATCCATATTAAACGtgtaaatgtttatttaccCTTGCATTTTCTGCTAATAAAGCCCTGACGACACCTGCTCCCACACCCGCAGCCCCTCCGGTTACCACAAACACTTTCTCTTCTATATTTTCCGACGCTTTAAAAATACTTGCCGCCATGTCTCTCACGATTACTTCATAAAACAAATCACTAACCAACTGTTTATCGCGTTATTCAATTGTTTTTCAGATTCCTTAACATTATATCAACGATTAGATAGGTAGCTCTATCAGCCATGTCTGCTATCCTAGATATAAAATTATTGACAGATAAAGAGTCTCGTTAAAATGTCTTTTACGCTCTTGGAGCTCGCACTATCTGGCCATAAACGgtttttgtacataaaacaagACATTTTACTTTCGCATTGACCCCATTGTTATCAGTCAGTTTCGTTTTTtagctttaataataaaatacttcacATTGGCGATAAGAAATTGACATTAACTATACTCTCTTcggatagatatttttttttaagagattTTACTCTCCTACTCTTAGGTACCTATTACTAACTTTGTGCTCACTTCTGAGTACAAAGTTGGTTCTCAAAGAAAGTAAATTTGCAGACGTGTTTTATTAAATTCGATTCAGGCTCACGTGCCTGAACATACTTAGTACCGATCTTAAATCAACATCACTGAAGTTTTGCTAAAGTATACCTAATGTACACCTTCTCGTATTCAAGTTATGCGGGATCTCAAAGGTTTAAGTACACACGGGTAAAACAGCCCTGCCTGTATTTGTATTGTGAACGCTGTAATGAGCACACCCACGCAAGCTGTGCGTGAGATAATATGAATTTAATAATGTCTACTTGTTTCTGTCTATAGGTATGTTAATTTTACGAACTTGGAAACTATAAAGGACAGCTGATATATGGCATTGTCTATTGACGTATATGTTCTCTGATTGCCACAACCGGGTTGTCTTTCAATCAAAGGTGACTGGGCAGGGAAACAATAAtatacaactcggaatgtacgcgcaatagtGCACATAAGCACtcattatcaggccgtgcattatttgagcgtacattaacaagtcgtacattaactacacccacTGGGCGTTTACTAGACGAGTGTTTATTTTCTAAGCTTAACGCAAACGAGTATTGGGGGTCACATGATCGAAATCattgccgcccatggacacaagtaggtagttttttttaagacacctatagtacattgtgcattaatcCCCTTATGGCcagtgatacacacaatgattttcatctcATTGCGAGGTAAATTATTGTGTGTCCAAACACTCCACAGCTCAACAAAAGCAAGACGCttagaaaacaactgaataaaatatggctatcCGCCAATGcaagggctactacaaaatttgaaaatggaagttcgtaacgtatcgtccctctcactctcgtattaaataatattagcgtcagcaaaacgatatgaactccgatttttgaatttcgtggtagcccccctgtttgtcacttttttcgagtcgtctaccatagataatactaagaaccgtgtttagtttcGAATTCGAATGGGTTTgcggccagattattccaacatgctacaaaaatatttactaaaattattgcaaaacaattggatataaatttaaaatataaaaataacgaagtttcatgaagcgtggcaaaattttatggtttaaaattaggttatagctaagttttaaagatgtaaacaaaacgttggctgacttgaaacctctttagtctgaaataacgtacctactaactttttaaaagtaaagtcataactcccttggggaagAAAACTATACGTAATCCTGTCCTTTATTATaaaggcatggaataacgtcattgacgagcaagtgtgatgaaaaatttataTCGGTCCAGAAAAATTGGCCCTGCATGCTAATTCCAGTCTCCGCTTACCTTCAGTTGTTTTATGGTCAAACATATGCCTATCCTTACTAATATgattattttgatgaaatttgtatggagaCAGTTTAAGACCCTAGAAAAgctataggatagtttttatcccggaaagttgctTAGTTCCCGGGGGCTAGCTTTAAACGGATTCTTTGCAGGCGGattcgcgggcaatagctaacAAAGTTATAAACGTTCGTTTGAAATCATTCACTGATACACAAGCCTCGGGTTTAGCTCCGGCCAAACAACCCACCCTTTAAAGAACCGCGGTCGCAAACAGATCCTTTTCTCTCAGGATCACTTCAGAAAGGGAAGGGTCCATCTCAATCTGACATAGGAGCTTTACAAGACATGCCTGCCGTAGCTCAATGTGACCTCAGTAGGACGAGGCGTCGAGTGCGCCATTCAACATGCAATAATAGACCGGCTAACGATGCTGGCGCAAGGGGTCATGTGATCATATTGTTCATATGTTACCTGAATTTTCTTGTTTTCTTTCCATAAAAAGTCGCTTCCGCCATCTGTCCTCTTGTAGGTAAATGTAAGCGTGGTTACCAGTATcaaatagataattttatttgataggTTCATAAATATATTGTATAATACGTGTAACTAGTGTTCTGCCCCGGATTTGCGTGGGTGTAGCATTTTTGAATCGTCACTTTTGCTAtgattgtcaaaaataaaacgaTGAAaccgcgggtagttgtgcgccggtattcgtttcgtcgggtagtcgcgcgagcagggCGGTTACGGATTGCCCCAAAACaggtcgagctaaactcgatttcagacgtgagttatccgttttgttatcatttaaaatgagtcagtctcatggtagtttcatgttcaaagtattttttttctaaaaatatgtagagcaagatttattttcatgtcactTTTTGTGGTAAAAGGAATATAATGTCATATCTTGATACTCAATTTTACGATAGTTTCAGTAACATTAAGTAAATACGTGgcctttctttttttattggacccATGAAAAATGCGTAGACAGTAGAGCGTAAGTGCGGTTAAGGGTGGCCATAGAGGCGTGAAGTGATTTTGAAAAAGCTTGAATAGCACAATGGATCGCCTCGGATAAAGATATCCGCGGCCCTTCTTCCAGGATTATAATGTACTATAGTAGATATGGCTATAGTAAAGTATAATTATGCAGATATTTACTGCTCTTAAGAAAAAAGGGGCCACTTTAGTTACATTTGCAAAACAGAAATACGAATTAGTATGATTAACTCTGGCGTTCGTTGTGTAAATAGGTTTTATTAATGAAGTATATGATAcactaaaaatactttttattgcaataatacctatgtatgtaggtatgtaaacccttcattttacaaaactaaaacaacgAATACAGTTGACAAACGTCGAGCGAGAGACATGTAGGCACACAGCGGGcacgacgtacaaaatacgcgttcttgaatctacataagcacgacgacgtcagtacacgcgtcaatgtatgcgtaagatacacagggctgactaccGCAATaccctagtactataagtactaccaatgacatttaaaggtacttagtacatgtaggtatggcttagattatgtgcaaataaatgtaatcgttaatctaacctatttatttaaacctacttaaaatgtgtctgtctgtgtatttaagcattattattttcaattacaatagatatatacttacgactacaaacttaaacgaattattcggtaggtagttatttcattcATATCAttcgtattaatcgcgataatattagaaatcattatttatttacaaaaggaaCCTTTAACATTTCGCAAAATTGTTtgtcccgaacttagtgccgtgcggtcGACATATATCGCGCTGCGCActcgactgctttcctgcggttttcctgcaatctgcgcttgaggggtggggtaactcgaatcggttcggggcggagcgtggccattctgtacgttagtactattatatattctgtgatgTAGGTAAAAAACATCGATTACTTACATTTTGAAGGCAGGCAAGCAACGGAAGTAAAAAGACTGCGctagattaattttaatttgaaaaagcACAAAAATTTTCAAGGGCCTGAGTGAGTGAAGTGAGGCAAAAATTTACGACTAATATCGGCTACTTGAACCGACCAGGAAATCGTCTGCCCATGATTATCCCCAAATTTATGAAAGTAGATGAGAAAGGAATAATTGTGCCACCAAAATAGAAGTTTTGAACCACAAAGTCAGACATCTGAGAGATAACAGGCCATAAAAGTAAGTTTCATTCCATCCCTGTTTATGAATCCGAAGCACTGAAACTATCGTAATTAGAAAGAGATCTGTGTTCTTGATTTTAATAGTAcatattactgcagaggccatgaagtaagggattgatgggtGGATGatggataaaacgagtccagcaatccctgttctggccgaggtttgtatagtgcttttctcaaacaatatgaggaaatatttcatccatccatccacccatccatccatccatccattagatagaaagaataaaaaataacatcgaatagtataaagtgggccccactcagaataatgttacggcaagccacgctgtttttcagtgggacccatcgGGTGGGATGCATCACATCAcaatatcgcaaatgcttacagagtagtggtggttggctgtttgtaatttttcctttgtcagtttaatgttagtaagcaaatttaaaaagttagagcagcggacaataatggattttcatacatacttcgtggcctaggccaagaagttatgtagggtgCCATAAATGAgtaacttcatgtctccatttcgtgacattaacgcatacatttccgagcatttttgagaaaatatatgTTATGGTCGTATATTTTTATCTTCATTACGGCCGACAACAAAACCTTCTTctgattaaatttttttgagaGAATGCAAATGACAGCTACCTACACCAAATGGCTATTGTGTTCATTTTTTTCCGCCGATCATCTTTCCAATTCTAATGTAATCATGATGCATCTCAACAGTTCCTTTTATTTAGTCTTCTTCATTATATTTGATTATATCAAACATTTTATGTTGCATGCATAATGAAATACGATAAAACGTGAAACTTTCATTCCAAACACGTACACAATGTTTAAAACGTAACCGTCTGCTCTTTTACAGTTctcattgttttattattaatgagAGCTGCGAGAAATAAGTAGAATAATTCCACAATGTAGACAAAGGCAAGCACTTCTGTTGGAATGCGGCCGAGTCAGCCGCAACTCAGGGATCCGAGCTCCCACTGGGCTAATGAGTAAACTCATGTTTGTTACTTGCTTATGAAAACGTGTCCTTCTAGGTTATGGACTTAGTGTTTGCACTCGAATAAGTTCTGAGGACTATGAGTAGGCAGGTTCATTAGGATTCGGAGAACTTTAAACAATTTGAGTTTTGGTTTTATTAATCTGATTTAAGCATAAAATGGGAAGGTACGGTTGGAAAAACTTAAGTGGCCAGATTTCTTGAAGAatcgtacatatttttttttaaatcacatcaCTCAATAATTCTATTTAACGCATTCAGCCGGcaacacatatatatatatgcgtTCACCCGACTttcacccagtgccgctgtcaggATTCCGCACACATTtgaacgcatatgtgcgtttGCGGTACCTAGCGAAAGTTCGAAAAACAATGCCGGCAATAAATGCGTTAGAAGTGTTGCAAAaatctgttgttttttttattttttacttgtcttttgtttaaaaaaaaatgttatatttttaacgaaatagCGAAAGAACTAGTTTTCTCAAAAGAATGATAAACTTTAAGTACTATTTCAAATATGAGATAATTTTAATCTTGCTACTAAACGTCGAAATAAACTGcgctgtctaaataaaaaattaattgaattttcaATCAAACGAAATGATAACTATAGAGCTTGCAGACAAACATGTTTGTTTACAGTTAAATGTTTACTTCTAACTCGTGCACCCTGTTTTTTCTTCGCAAACTACTTTATTGAATGTGCAGAGCAATTCAGAAAAAGTTTATATGTGAAAGTCGTTAGCTTGCAGGGAACTTGTATTCTCTAATAGCTTTCGTCGGTGACCTGTAAGCAAgttgatattaatttataaaattgtcgttttgaaaatgtatcttaaagtacctacttctactattataaaaacaataaagtgGATTTTGGAAACAGAGAAGTTTATTAAtatgtttatcatcatcatcatcatcatcatcagcctacagcagtacactgctggacataggcctcttccatggtgCGCCACAACacctctgtcttcagcccctcgcatccatccgccgccagcgaccctcttaagggcCGTCTTACATTAATGTTCACGACTTCCAACTGCCTTCTTATATTACGTTTAAATCTCCAGTAGCACTTAGCAATTTCTGTAGTTAGCTTGATCCGCTAGATGTGCTTAAATAATTAATGTGACCCATGAAATCGTTAAATCAGTTTAAAACTCTACGAAACCATTGTCGATAAACCCTAAATTTGTAGCTAAATATAAGTCACTCTAGTGTAAATAGGGGCATTTAAAATCATAACGCGTCCCTCGATCGTCAAAAACAATCGCCAATGAAGCGCCAATGGAAGTGAGGCTCATATCCGTAGAAATTACTCTATTTGGCGTTAGCTTCAGCTCGCACCACTATTATGGTTATTGCTATTGGATCAGTTCAGTATTATAGCAATATAAGTGATAGTAAAAGGGTCATGTTTGATTTTGGAagcagtaaaaataacaaagtgtttaaaactattctaatttttaagaatttcgtatATTATTACTAAAATCTTAATACACTTTTCGTAATTTAAGGCGCTATAGGGCAATAGTTTATcgtatttcatttattattatattatcaaaTAGGTATCCcatctggtgttgcagatgtttatggtcggtggtgatctcttaccatcaggagacccacttgtcctttgccatccagtcgaatgaaaaaaaaacaggatacATTTCATGAAAGCTGCAGCCCTGAAGCTACAAAATCTATTGCGTCAAATttgaaatcaatgttttatttggtctacctaagtaggtaaattGTAGTCTAGACTGCAATCTAGCTTAGAACCTGTTTATTCCACGTGTTATACTCAGCACGGAAATTGAAATGCCACGACGTGTTTTCGTTGGCGGCAGCACATTTAAATTTCATCAAAGACTCACAGGAACCATCCCTTGCGACACAAAATTGTATTTTCTACGCGAATAAAGCGTAGACGTCGGGTACAATTTTGTTTCTTCACTTCACGTTTTGTTTATGAATGTCTCATCCGTTTTGTTGTGCCTATAGCTATCGGCTTTCATCGGCAGCCCTCTGATACGATTTGGAAGGGTTTgatttggtgttaaaaatgctacatttaaaaaaaactgtcattgtttaaagttatttatataattataattatttgaaagCCATATATTGAATTATTCACATAATATTTTCAAACAGATATTACTTTTAAGTTATAATTGCTgaaccgtttaaaaaaaaattaaactgatttaaattgTCGAGTGAACATACGTAACTAATGCACATATACGAAAGAATTACTTATATTTATGAAATCATCTAAAAAAGTGGTAGTTGCATTAAAATGTAATACTGCTAGAGAACCAATTCCCACAAAGAACATATGTAACATCGTTGTAGCATATTCAATCGGCGAAAGCC contains the following coding sequences:
- the LOC141427831 gene encoding 15-hydroxyprostaglandin dehydrogenase [NAD(+)]-like, with protein sequence MAASIFKASENIEEKVFVVTGGAAGVGAGVVRALLAENARHVAFLDIAEREGAALEAELLNKFGALRAKFIKCDIADESQLNSAFMQVIDKYRRLDGVINNAAVLNTDETRNFKKIIDINFTATIQSSLLALNFMRVDKSGTGGIILNISSLWALRGDSQLPVYAATKTAVLHFSNSIGGIQHNSKTNVRVITVCLGPTDTAILHRHNLEKNEDCLPSNSEERQRVESAVSGIIEVICKGRSGTTWMVASDDPAVEITKNITESFEVLCRGVNELLIGP